In Periplaneta americana isolate PAMFEO1 chromosome 4, P.americana_PAMFEO1_priV1, whole genome shotgun sequence, one DNA window encodes the following:
- the LOC138697760 gene encoding cuticle protein 5-like produces MTRSLQIMAFCLMAVNAVFARPGYAGYPYGAAPLHYGHHAALPVHDTPEVAAAKAAHFAAYGAAAAAAAGAPGYGHGAYGGHYGGHYDDGQYHPGHYDDGQDHYGHYAGHYDDGQYHPGLYDDGQDHYGGHYGHYDDGQYHEGHYGAGLYGGHYAAHVPAVPVDTPEVAAAKAAHFAAHAHVAGHHYG; encoded by the coding sequence ATTATGGCGTTCTGCCTTATGGCTGTGAATGCAGTGTTCGCTCGCCCAGGATACGCTGGATATCCCTATGGCGCTGCGCCTCTTCACTATGGACACCATGCCGCCCTCCCGGTGCACGACACTCCCGAGGTCGCCGCCGCTAAGGCCGCCCACTTCGCCGCCTACGGAGCTGCCGCCGCCGCTGCAGCTGGCGCCCCCGGCTACGGCCACGGCGCTTATGGTGGACACTATGGTGGTCACTATGACGATGGACAGTATCACCCTGGACACTACGATGATGGACAGGACCACTACGGGCACTATGCCGGTCACTATGACGACGGACAGTACCACCCTGGACTCTACGATGATGGACAGGACCATTATGGTGGTCACTATGGACACTACGATGATGGACAGTACCACGAAGGTCATTACGGTGCTGGTCTCTATGGTGGCCACTACGCTGCCCACGTGCCTGCAGTGCCCGTGGACACCCCTGAAGTGGCCGCGGCTAAGGCTGCCCACTTCGCAGCTCATGCCCACGTTGCCGGCCACCACTACGGATAA